TTGCGCATCCCCAGCGTGCAACCGGTCAGCGCGAGCTCGTCCACCCGCAAGAGGAGGTCCTGCTTGTTGGTGACTTTCTTCGCCGCCTTCTTGGCGGCCTTCGCGCGCCGCTCCTCGGCTGCCGCCGTCTTTGCGGAATGGATGTAGTCGAGCCTCATCCCCTTTATGGAAAGCTTTTGCAGGTGCGCCCTCTTCACCGCCGGAGCGTACTCCACATCTCCTGCAGCCTCCAGAATTCCCCCTTCGATCGCGAGGTTCGCCCGCGCCACGATCCGCTTCAGCCGGTCGATGGGCACCTTCTCAAGCCTCAGCCCCGCCTTGATCCCGGGGACCGGTTCGGCGAGAAAGTTCGCCCGCCCCTCCACCGCCGCGCGTCCGGTCCCAAAGACCGTGCTGTCGAAGCGGAAGGAGGAGGGGTAAACCTTGTCCGGCAGGTGGATGTTGCGGATGTTCGTGGCACGCAGGTTGACGTGGGTGAGGGAGATGGGGTTCTTGCCATCGACGTCGAGATAGGTCACGCTCCCGTCGTTTATGGTGAGGGTGTTGATCTTCAGCGGGTAGATATCCTCCACCGCCTTCTGCCAGCCGCGCTGCTTCACCGGAACCTTGCTGCGCGCCTCGGCCTGCAGCTGCTGGAGGTTGATGTTCACCCGGGGCTGGTCCAGCCTGAACTCCCCCACTACTCTCCCGGAGAAAATCTCCCTCCAGTGCACGCTCGCCTTCAGCCGGGGGAAGTACACGACCGGCGGATTGGGGTACGCCTGCTGTATGACCGTCATCCCCTTCAGCGTCAGGGAGAGGTTTATGAGCTGGAAATGGAGTCCCGGGATGCGCACCGAGTACCCTTTCAGGTCGCGGTTGACCCGCCGTTCCATGTTCCTGCGTATCGGCTCGTCGAGAAAGAAGGAGGCGATGAAGAGGATGACGATCAGCGCGAAGAGAATCCCTATTATCCAGAGGAAGACTTTCAGGGCGGGGTGCCTGCGGGGAGGGGTACTCTGCTTTTCTTCCTGCTGCTCGGCCATGGCCGTCTCCAGCGGTACTGCGCCTGGTCCCCCTCCTCGGATCAAGCTACCTCGAAATACATACCATCATCGTCACGGGGAGCGCGACCTCACGAAGGTCGTC
The DNA window shown above is from Geomonas sp. RF6 and carries:
- a CDS encoding DUF748 domain-containing protein, whose protein sequence is MAEQQEEKQSTPPRRHPALKVFLWIIGILFALIVILFIASFFLDEPIRRNMERRVNRDLKGYSVRIPGLHFQLINLSLTLKGMTVIQQAYPNPPVVYFPRLKASVHWREIFSGRVVGEFRLDQPRVNINLQQLQAEARSKVPVKQRGWQKAVEDIYPLKINTLTINDGSVTYLDVDGKNPISLTHVNLRATNIRNIHLPDKVYPSSFRFDSTVFGTGRAAVEGRANFLAEPVPGIKAGLRLEKVPIDRLKRIVARANLAIEGGILEAAGDVEYAPAVKRAHLQKLSIKGMRLDYIHSAKTAAAEERRAKAAKKAAKKVTNKQDLLLRVDELALTGCTLGMRNEMPGKRFRVFIADTDISLTNLSNNFTEGPAKAKLSGKFMGSGVTSATATFRPEKKGPDLDLYVKISNTQLTSMNDLLRAYGNFDVSKGTFSLVTELHVKNDAVRGYLKPFFKDMQVYDRRKDKDRSLFHQLYEMLVGGVAKLLENKPRQAVATKADISGPLEKPHTSTMQIVVQLIKNAFFRAILPTFERQVTSSQKR